The following proteins are co-located in the Tripterygium wilfordii isolate XIE 37 chromosome 2, ASM1340144v1, whole genome shotgun sequence genome:
- the LOC120008678 gene encoding laccase-4-like, whose amino-acid sequence MAPWIRILVLALAMVACLFPASVESMVRHYKFNVELKNITRLCSTKPIVTINGKFPGPTIVAREDDTVLIKVVNHVTYNLSIHWHGVRQLRTGWADGPAYITQCPIQPGNQYVYNFTLTGQRGTLWWHAHILWLRATVHGALVILPKRGVPYPFPKPDKEEIVILGEWWKSDTEDVINEALKSGLAPNVSDSHTINGHPGQALNCPSQGYTLSVRPGKTYMLRIISAALNEELFFKIAGHQLTVVEVDATYVKPFKTDTILITPGQTTNVLLTTHKGAGKYMVAASPFMDAPIAVDNTTATATLYYLGTQTTVSTTLIAPPPQNATPVATNFTNALRSLNSKEYPASVPLKIDHNLLFTISLGINPCPTCSGGSRVVADINNITFVMPSVALLNAHFFNINGVFTDDFPAKPPKPYNYTGAQLTNFQTMKGTRLYRLAYNSTVQLVLQDTGMIAPENHPLHLHGFNFFQVGRGIGNFDPKKDAKKFNLFDPVERNTIGVPSGGWTAIRFRADNPGVWFMHCHLEVHTTWGLKMAFVVDNGKGPNQSLLPPPTDLPKC is encoded by the exons atggCGCCGTGGATTCGGATTCTTGTCCTGGCCTTGGCCATGGTGGCTTGTCTGTTTCCGGCATCGGTGGAGTCTATGGTTCGACATTACAAGTTTAAT GTGGAACTGAAGAACATAACAAGACTCTGTTCCACAAAGCCCATCGTCACTATCAATGGAAAATTCCCTGGACCGACCATCGTTGCTAGGGAGGACGATACTGTTCTCATTAAGGTGGTCAATCATGTCACCTACAATCTCAGCATCCACTG GCACGGAGTAAGACAACTAAGGACGGGGTGGGCCGATGGGCCGGCATACATAACCCAATGCCCAATCCAACCAGGGAATCAGTATGTGTACAATTTTACCCTCACTGGCCAGCGAGGCACGCTTTGGTGGCACGCCCACATTCTCTGGCTCAGAGCCACCGTCCATGGAGCCCTAGTCATACTGCCTAAGCGTGGCGTTCCTTATCCCTTCCCCAAACCCGACAAAGAAGAGATTGTTATATTAG GTGAATGGTGGAAATCAGATACTGAAGATGTGATCAATGAAGCTTTGAAATCTGGTTTGGCCCCAAATGTCTCAGATTCTCACACAATCAATGGCCATCCTGGACAAGCCCTTAATTGTCCTTCACAAG gaTATACGTTATCAGTGAGACCTGGCAAGACCTACATGCTTCGGATAATCAGCGCTGCACTTAATGAAGAACTCTTTTTCAAGATCGCCGGACACCAACTCACTGTCGTCGAGGTCGACGCAACCTATGTTAAACCCTTCAAAACCGACACGATCCTCATCACCCCCGGCCAAACCACAAATGTACTCTTAACAACCCACAAAGGCGCCGGCAAGTACATGGTTGCAGCCTCTCCTTTCATGGACGCGCCAATTGCAGTCGATAACACCACCGCCACCGCTACGCTATACTACTTAGGCACGCAAACCACGGTCTCCACCACACTCATCGCCCCACCTCCCCAAAACGCCACCCCTGTCGcaaccaatttcacaaatgCCCTTCGAAGCCTCAACTCCAAAGAATACCCAGCGAGTGTTCCATTGAAGATCGATCACAACCTTTTATTCACAATCAGTCTCGGAATCAATCCTTGTCCAACTTGCTCGGGTGGAAGCCGAGTTGTTGCTGACATCAACAACATCACGTTTGTGATGCCCTCTGTTGCTCTGCTTAATGCCCATTTCTTCAATATAAACGGGGTTTTCACTGATGATTTTCCAGCGAAGCCTCCGAAACCGTACAATTATACAGGGGCACAGCTGACGAATTTCCAGACGATGAAAGGGACGAGACTTTATAGACTCGCTTACAATTCCACAGTTCAATTGGTTTTGCAAGATACAGGGATGATTGCACCGGAAAACCATCCGCTCCACCTACATGGATTCAACTTCTTTCAAGTTGGGAGAGGAATAGGGAATTTTGATCCGAAGAAGGATGCGAAGAAGTTCAATCTTTTTGACCCGGTTGAGAGAAACACCATCGGCGTCCCCTCCGGTGGATGGACAGCTATCAGATTTAGGGCAGACAATCCAG GGGTTTGGTTTATGCATTGCCATTTGGAAGTTCACACAACATGGGGGCTTAAGATGGCGTTTGTTGTAGACAACGGAAAAGGACCCAACCAATCTCTTCTCCCACCTCCAACTGATCTGCCAAAATGTTAA
- the LOC119981291 gene encoding protein NRT1/ PTR FAMILY 8.1-like, which translates to MGSIPTTAMEEDDNYTKDGTVDYLGNRADKNKTGTWKACPYIIGNECCERLAYYGMSSNLVTYFKYRLNQHSATATRSNLNWSGTCYITPLIGAFLADAYLGRYWTIACFSIVYVFGMTLLTMSASVPGLRPTCYADDKCHASETQTAVCFVALYIIALGTGGIKPCVSSYGADQFDDTDETEKQHKSSFFNWFYLSINVGALIAGSVLVWVQENVSWGWGFGIPAMAMGIAVVTFFWGSKLYRNQNPGGSPITRLSQVLVASFRKYQVQVPADKSLLYETAEAESNIQGSRKLDHTEDLRFFDKAAVDTRTDQVKDSVDPWTLSTVTQVEELKSIIRLLPIWATGIIFSAAYSQMGSLFVLQGQTMDTRFGKSNFKIPAASLSIFDTLSVIFWVPVYDRIIVPIARKFTREKNGITTLQRMGIGLFISIFSMIAAAILEVERLKMVKRDNYYARDWIPMSIFWQIPQYFLIGCAEVFTFIGQLEFFYEQAPDAMRSMCSALSLTTGALGSYLSSLLVTIVTSVSTKNGKVGWIPDNLNYGRLHYFFWLLAVMSVLNLGAFLLIAKRYTYKKAVGTLS; encoded by the exons ATGGGCTCTATTCCAACGACGGCGATGGAGGAGGACGACAATTACACGAAAGACGGGACTGTAGATTATCTTGGAAATCGTGCCGATAAGAACAAAACTGGAACCTGGAAGGCCTGTCCATATATCATAG GAAATGAATGTTGTGAAAGATTGGCATATTATGGTATGAGCTCCAATCTGGTGACTTATTTCAAGTATCGATTGAACCAGCACAGCGCGACTGCAACCAGAAGCAATTTGAATTGGAGTGGAACATGCTACATTACTCCATTGATAGGAGCATTTCTGGCTGATGCTTATCTTGGAAGATACTGGACTATTGCCTGTTTTTCAATCGTTTATGTTTTT GGAATGACACTGTTGACAATGTCAGCATCTGTTCCAGGCCTAAGGCCGACGTGTTATGCAGATGATAAGTGTCATGCATCTGAAACACAAACTGCAGTGTGTTTTGTAGCACTTTATATCATAGCACTTGGGACTGGAGGGATTAAGCCCTGTGTTTCATCTTATGGAGCTGATCAATTTGATGATACCGACGAGACGGAGAAGCAGCACAAGAGTTCTTTCTTCAATTGGTTTTATCTGTCGATCAACGTCGGCGCTCTTATTGCTGGTTCAGTGCTGGTTTGGGTGCAAGAGAATGTGAGTTGGGGATGGGGTTTTGGGATTCCAGCAATGGCAATGGGGATTGCTGTTGTGACCTTCTTTTGGGGTTCTAAATTGTACCGGAACCAAAATCCCGGAGGCAGCCCTATCACAAGACTCTCTCAGGTTCTTGTTGCATCTTTCAGGAAGTACCAAGTACAAGTTCCTGCTGATAAGTCCCTTCTCTATGAAACAGCAGAGGCAGAGTCCAATATTCAAGGAAGTCGAAAGCTTGATCACACAGAAGATCTTAGGTTCTTTGATAAGGCAGCAGTGGACACTAGAACAGACCAAGTAAAAGATTCAGTTGATCCATGGACACTTTCCACTGTAACTCAAGTTGAGGAGCTAAAATCAATCATTCGTTTGCTTCCTATATGGGCTACTGGTATAATCTTTTCTGCTGCTTACAGTCAAATGGGAAGCTTATTTGTGCTACAAGGTCAAACAATGGACACTAGATTTGGCAAGTCCAACTTTAAGATCCCAGCAGCGTCGCTTTCAATATTCGACACTCTCAGCGTCATCTTCTGGGTGCCCGTCTACGATCGAATAATCGTTCCGATCGCAAGAAAGTTCACCAGAGAAAAGAACGGCATAACTACATTACAAAGAATGGGGATTGGCCTATTCATATCCATCTTTTCAATGATCGCCGCAGCGATTCTAGAAGTCGAAAGACTGAAAATGGTGAAAAGGGACAACTACTATGCAAGAGATTGGATACCCATGTCAATTTTCTGGCAGATTCCGCAGTATTTCCTGATAGGATGTGCAGAAGTATTCACATTTATAGGGCAATTGGAGTTCTTCTATGAGCAAGCACCAGATGCTATGAGAAGCATGTGTTCTGCTCTGTCACTCACCACTGGTGCACTTGGGAGCTATTTGAGCTCTCTATTGGTGACAATTGTTACAAGTGTGAGTACTAAGAATGGAAAGGTTGGATGGATACCAGATAACTTGAATTATGGCCGTTTGCATTACTTCTTTTGGCTTTTGGCAGTGATGAGTGTGCTGAATTTAGGTGCCTTTCTCTTGATTGCTAAGAGGTATACTTATAAAAAGGCAGTGGGAACTCTCAGTTGA
- the LOC119981315 gene encoding uncharacterized protein LOC119981315: MVRKGYEQAKSGFQLLKTLSADKYLRKIGFGKEDRYFWKQVGKALLCTYTIFGAAWVYNETSPLGWFEMTPARSPEERKLAHLYERIEYPYPGDAEAMDEFIAKGGTIGTKIGPKGTIQTDMDRSNFRKKLQEDKFEREAQKLWLRMRNEVIQELQEKGYDVE, from the exons ATGGTTCGTAAAGGTTATGAACAAGCCAAATCAG GTTTTCAACTGCTCAAAACCCTGAGCGCCGATAAGTACCTGAGGAAGATTGGGTTCGGAAAAGAAGATCGGTATTTCTGGAAGCAAGTAGGCAAGGCTCTGTTGTGCACCTACACAATTTTTGGGGCTGCTTGGGTTTACAATGAAACGTCTCCGCTGGGTTGGTTCGAGATGACTCCTGCACGATCCCCGGAGGAGAGGAAATTAGCCCACCTCTACGAGCGGATAGAGTATCCGTATCCGGGCGATGCAGAAGCCATGGACGAGTTCATTGCTAAGGGAGGCACGATTGGGACCAAGATTGGACCCAAAGGAACCATCCAAACTGATATGGATAGAAGTAATTTTCGGAAGAAGTTGCAGGAAGACAAGTTTGAGCGGGAAGCCCAGAAGCTTTGGTTGAGGATGAGGAACGAAGTTATTCAAGAGCTTCAAGAAAAAGGGTATGATGTTGAGTGA
- the LOC119981280 gene encoding alpha-glucan phosphorylase, H isozyme translates to MAGTGKANGADVASGFSEKIPATAHPLAEEPAEIAANINYHAQYSPHFSPYKFEPEQAFYATAESVRDRLIQQWNETYRHFHKVDPKQTYYLSMEYLQGRALTNAIGNLDIQDAYADALNKLGHELEDIVEQEKDAALGNGGLGRLASCFLDSMATLNLPAWGYGLRYRYGLFKQRITNDGQEEIAEDWLEKFSPWEIVRHDVVFPVRFFGLVEVSPNGSRKWVGGELMQALAYDVPIPGHKTKNTISLRLWEAKACAEDFNLSQFNDGQYESAGQLHSRAQQICATLYPGDATEEGKLLRLKQQFFLCSASLQDIILRFKERRSGKDSWQWSEFPSKVAVQLNDTHPTLSIPELMRLLMDDEGLGWDEAWDVTNRTIAYTNHTVLPEALEKWSQAVMWKLLPRHMEIIQEIDKRFVEMLRSTRADLESKLPSMRIMDSNPQKPVVRMANLCVVSSHTVNGVAQLHSDILKSELFADYVSIWPKKFQNKTNGITPRRWLRFCSPDLSSIITKWLKTDQWVTNLDLLVGLRQFSDNEDFQAEWASAKLSNKQRLAQYILQVTGVSIDPGSLFDIQVKRIHEYKRQLLNILGAIYRYKKLKEMSTEERKKTVSRTIMFGGKAFSTYTNAKRIVRLVNDVGAVVNNDPEVNDYLKVVFVPNYNVSVAEMLIPGSELSQHISTAGMEASGTSNMKFALNGCLIIGTLDGANVEIREEIGDENFFLFGATADEVPRLRKERENGLFKPDPRFEEAKQFIRSGVFGSYNYNPLLDSLEGNSGFGRGDYFLVGYDFPSYMDAQARVDEAYKDQKRWLKMSILSTAGSGKFSSDRTIAQYAKEIWNIEECPVP, encoded by the exons ATGGCAGGCACTGGGAAAGCCAATGGCGCCGACGTTGCATCTGGGTTTTCGGAAAAAATCCCGGCCACTGCCCATCCGTTGGCGGAAGAGCCGGCGGAAATAGCCGCCAATATCAATTACCACGCTCAGTACAGCCCTCACTTTTCTCCTTACAAATTCGAGCCAGAGCAAGCTTTCTATGCCACAGCAGAGAGTGTCCGTGATCGCCTGATACAA CAATGGAATGAAACCTATCGTCATTTTCACAAAGTTGATCCAAAGCAAACATACTACTTATCAATGGAGTATCTTCAAGGACGCGCTTTGACAAATGCTATTGGGAACCTAGACATTCAAGATGCATATGCTGATGCATTAAACAAGTTGGGGCATGAACTTGAAGATATAGTCGAGCAG GAGAAAGATGCAGCACTTGGTAATGGTGGTCTGGGAAGGCTTGCTTCCTGCTTCCTGGACTCCATGGCGACGTTGAATTTGCCTGCATGGGGCTATGGCCTCAGATACAGATATGGACTATTCAAGCAGCGGATCACCAATGATGGTCAGGAAGAAATTGCTGAGGATTGGCTTGAG AAGTTCAGTCCTTGGGAGATTGTCAGGCATGACGTTGTATTCCCTGTCAGATTCTTCGGGCTTGTAGAAGTTAGCCCAAATGGATC TCGAAAATGGGTTGGTGGAGAGCTTATGCAAGCACTAGCTTATGATGTGCCAATTCCAGGACACAAAACCAAGAACACTATTAGTCTTCGTCTCTGGGAGGCAAAAGCCTGTGCAGAGGACTTCAACCTCTCACAGTTCAATGATGGCCAGTACGAATCTGCTGGACAGTTACATTCTCGAGCTCAGCAG ATTTGTGCTACTCTATATCCTGGAGATGCAACGGAAGAAGGAAAGCTTTTACGGCTGAAGCAACAATTCTTCCTCTGCAGTGCATCACTTCAA GACATTATTCTCAGATTTAAGGAGAGAAGAAGTGGGAAGGACTCATGGCAGTGGTCTGAATTTCCCAGCAAAGTAGCCGTGCAACTGAATGATACTCATCCCACTCTTTCCATTCCAGAGTTGATGCGATTACTAATGGATGACGAGGGACTTGGATGGGATGAAGCTTGGGATGTGACAAATAG GACAATTGCCTACACTAATCACACTGTCCTGCCTGAAGCACTTGAGAAGTGGTCACAAGCTGTCATGTGGAAACTTCTTCCTCGTCACATGGAAATCATACAGGAAATTGACAAGAGG TTCGTCGAAATGTTGCGCAGCACGCGAGCTGACCTTGAAAGTAAGCTTCCTAGCATGCGCATCATGGATAGTAATCCCCAGAAGCCAGTTGTGCGAATGGCAAACTTATGCGTAGTATCTTCACACACT GTGAATGGCGTTGCCCAGTTGCACAGTGACATTTTGAAGTCTGAATTGTTTGCAGACTACGTATCTATCTGGCCAAAAAAGTTCCAGAATAAAACAAATGGCATTACTCCTCGACGATGGCTCCGGTTTTGCAGTCCTGATCTCAGTAGCATAATTACCAAATGGTTAAAAACTGACCAGTGGGTTACCAACCTTGACCTACTTGTTGGTCTTCGACAA TTCTCTGACAACGAGGACTTCCAAGCGGAATGGGCGTCTGCAAAACTGTCGAATAAACAACGTTTGGCACAGTACATACTGCAAGTGACAGGTGTAAGCATCGACCCAGGTAGTCTATTTGATATACAAGTGAAGCGCATCCATGAATATAAGAGGCAGCTACTGAATATTTTGGGTGCAATCTATAGGTACAAGAAACTGAAG GAGATGAGTACTGAAGAGCGGAAGAAGACAGTCTCACGCACCATTATGTTTGGGGGAAAAGCTTTTTCAACATACACGAATGCTAAAAGAATAGTCAGGCTAGTGAATGATGTTGGAGCTGTTGTCAACAATGATCCTGAGGTCAATGATTATTTGAAG GTAGTATTCGTTCCAAATTATAATGTATCTGTCGCGGAAATGCTCATTCCTGGAAGTGAGCTGTCACAGCATATCAGCACTGCAGGCATGGAGGCAAGTGGTACAAGCAACATGAAATTCGCACTTAATGGTTGTCTCATAATAGGAACACTGGACGGGGCTAATGTGGAGATTAGAGAGGAAATAGGAGATGAAAATTTCTTCCTTTTTGGGGCAACAGCAGATGAAGTCCCTAGGTTGCGGAAGGAAAGAGAAAATGGTTTG TTCAAACCAGATCCTCGATTTGAAGAGGCAAAGCAGTTTATAAGGAGTGGAGTGTTTGGTAGCTATAACTACAACCCATTGCTTGATTCCTTGGAGGGGAATTCAGGATTTGGTCGTGGTGATTATTTTCTTGTTGGCTACGACTTCCCAAGCTACATGGATGCTCAGGCAAGAGTCGATGAAGCTTACAA AGACCAGAAGAGATGGCTGAAAATGTCTATTCTAAGCACTGCCGGCAGTGGCAAATTTAGCAGTGATAGGACAATCGCTCAGTACGCAAAGGAGATTTGGAATATAGAGGAGTGCCCCGTACCATAA